One window of Sulfurospirillum sp. 1612 genomic DNA carries:
- a CDS encoding polyribonucleotide nucleotidyltransferase, with the protein MEYKIEVNNQTEIYDIGKVAKQAAGSVMLKIKNTVILAAISRDDKQVDENFVPLTVQYIEKTYASGKFPGGFMKRETKPSDFETLTSRIIDRSLRPLFPDGYAYPTQLTVFVLSCDPEVDLQVAALNAASAAIYVSDIPVNKSVSGVRIGRIDGELVVNPTNTELSNSTLDLYVAGTKEELLMIEMKANASMDNNTLPMMTIDPMIDPTLSENMLPVQKINEATEEEILEAIDKAQEAISAAAHAYEEAFSPIKKEDAVLEYKQDLMDDSIAIYIDEFYKEEVKDAIAKMAKSERASELKTIIKKIMTDDTAIKEEWSEEVVKNVMNDYKRKIVRKMIIEDGVRADGRTLTEVRPISIETNILPSVHGSCLFTRGQTQALVSITLGGDKDGQMYELLTKKGNQVDNFMVNYNFPGFSVGEATPLRSPGRRELGHGNLARRALEPTLDVDRVQTIRLVSEILESNGSSSQATICGGSLALKAAGVNVHKLVAGIAMGVVFEDDKHAILTDIMGLEDHDGDMDFKVAGTRDGITALQMDIKLGGISRDTLKEALYQAKEGRNHILSIMEKADEEIKVNNSILPKLELFSIDPSKIVDVIGQAGKTIREIIEKFEVSIDLDRDKGEVKIAGDNKEKVEAAKEHIVGIVNQPSRGRDSRGRDNRRGGSHRDSKPVPKFVQDEVVDGVVKRIVDFGAFVELPGGIDGLLHVSKIADHRVERVSDYLEIEQAVKVKILKQNGNKIELALVK; encoded by the coding sequence ATGGAATATAAGATCGAAGTCAACAACCAAACCGAGATTTATGATATAGGAAAAGTTGCAAAACAGGCAGCAGGCTCTGTCATGTTAAAGATTAAAAATACAGTCATATTAGCGGCTATCTCAAGAGATGATAAACAAGTGGATGAAAATTTTGTCCCACTAACGGTACAATACATAGAAAAAACTTATGCATCAGGAAAATTTCCTGGTGGCTTTATGAAAAGAGAAACCAAGCCAAGTGATTTTGAAACCCTAACTTCTCGCATTATTGATCGAAGTTTAAGACCACTATTTCCTGATGGATATGCTTACCCAACACAATTAACCGTGTTTGTTTTGAGTTGTGATCCTGAAGTCGATCTTCAAGTTGCCGCTCTCAATGCCGCAAGTGCTGCGATATATGTCTCTGATATTCCTGTTAACAAGTCTGTCAGTGGCGTTAGAATAGGAAGAATCGATGGTGAATTAGTCGTCAACCCTACCAATACGGAACTGTCAAACTCGACACTTGATTTATATGTAGCTGGAACCAAGGAAGAGCTCTTAATGATCGAGATGAAAGCCAATGCGAGCATGGATAATAATACCCTGCCTATGATGACAATTGATCCGATGATTGACCCCACTTTGAGTGAAAATATGCTACCGGTTCAAAAGATAAATGAAGCAACCGAAGAGGAGATACTCGAAGCCATAGATAAAGCACAAGAGGCGATTAGTGCTGCTGCTCATGCTTATGAAGAAGCCTTTTCCCCAATTAAAAAAGAAGATGCGGTTCTTGAATACAAACAAGACCTTATGGACGATTCTATTGCTATTTATATCGATGAATTTTATAAAGAAGAGGTCAAAGATGCCATTGCAAAGATGGCAAAAAGTGAACGTGCAAGTGAACTCAAAACGATTATCAAAAAAATCATGACAGATGATACTGCTATCAAAGAAGAGTGGAGTGAAGAAGTCGTCAAAAATGTGATGAATGACTATAAGAGAAAAATTGTACGTAAGATGATTATCGAAGATGGCGTACGAGCAGATGGTAGAACACTGACTGAAGTAAGACCGATTTCAATTGAAACCAATATCTTGCCAAGTGTTCATGGCTCTTGCCTTTTTACAAGGGGCCAGACACAAGCTCTCGTCTCCATTACCCTAGGTGGAGATAAAGATGGACAAATGTACGAATTATTGACTAAAAAGGGAAATCAAGTGGATAACTTTATGGTCAATTACAATTTTCCGGGATTTTCAGTTGGCGAAGCGACACCACTTCGATCCCCAGGCAGACGCGAACTAGGACATGGAAATTTGGCCAGACGTGCATTGGAGCCGACTTTAGATGTTGATCGTGTTCAAACGATTCGATTGGTATCTGAAATCTTAGAATCCAACGGCTCATCATCGCAAGCAACGATTTGTGGCGGTTCTTTGGCGCTTAAAGCTGCGGGAGTGAATGTTCATAAATTGGTAGCAGGTATTGCGATGGGTGTGGTATTTGAAGATGACAAACATGCTATTTTGACTGATATCATGGGACTTGAAGATCATGATGGCGATATGGACTTTAAAGTAGCAGGAACCCGTGATGGTATTACTGCTTTGCAGATGGATATAAAACTAGGTGGCATCTCAAGAGATACACTAAAAGAAGCGTTGTATCAAGCCAAAGAGGGACGTAATCATATCCTCTCTATTATGGAAAAAGCAGATGAAGAGATTAAAGTCAATAATTCTATTTTACCAAAATTAGAGCTTTTTAGCATTGATCCTTCAAAAATTGTTGATGTCATTGGGCAAGCAGGTAAAACCATACGAGAAATTATTGAAAAATTCGAAGTTTCTATAGACTTAGACCGTGATAAGGGTGAGGTAAAAATTGCCGGTGATAATAAAGAAAAAGTAGAAGCGGCAAAAGAACATATTGTTGGTATCGTCAATCAACCTTCACGTGGTAGAGATTCACGGGGACGTGATAACAGAAGAGGTGGCAGTCACAGAGACAGCAAACCGGTTCCAAAATTTGTACAAGATGAAGTGGTAGATGGTGTCGTGAAAAGAATCGTAGATTTTGGTGCTTTTGTCGAATTGCCTGGTGGTATTGATGGATTGCTTCATGTCTCTAAAATTGCAGACCACCGCGTAGAGCGAGTGAGTGATTATTTGGAAATTGAGCAGGCTGTTAAAGTGAAGATTCTAAAACAAAATGGCAATAAAATAGAATTAGCATTGGTTAAATAA
- a CDS encoding F0F1 ATP synthase subunit C — MKKIVFLLVAFAGFAFAGEDSMVQAYSVVAAGVGLGLAALGGAIGMGHTAAATIAGTARNPGLGGKLMTTMFIALAMIEAQVIYALVIALIALYANPFLG, encoded by the coding sequence ATGAAGAAAATCGTATTTTTATTGGTTGCATTTGCTGGTTTTGCATTTGCAGGAGAAGATAGTATGGTTCAAGCTTATTCAGTAGTTGCTGCTGGTGTTGGTTTGGGTCTTGCAGCTCTTGGTGGTGCTATTGGTATGGGTCATACTGCGGCAGCTACAATCGCGGGAACTGCTAGAAATCCTGGTCTTGGCGGAAAGCTTATGACTACGATGTTTATCGCTCTTGCGATGATCGAAGCACAAGTTATTTATGCACTTGTTATTGCATTGATTGCACTTTACGCAAATCCATTTTTAGGATAA
- a CDS encoding nitroreductase family protein: protein MNQTIEQLRNRKSIREFTGAPVKEEDLQLILQTAQRAPSSINGQQVSLVYTRDKAIIKKIAELSGGQVQIETADVFVTFVIDFNRTTIAAQMVGKEHLIEQSAEGIVLGAVDAGIMLSSLQSAAESLGYGTTAIGGLRNQPDAMIKLLNLPPKTFPVVGSTIGVPTEKAKNAPLKPRVPFESFAMADTYNHEAVKKGVTQYEQDLKNFREAHGMNYLTSYAEQIANFYGKIYFRSIAENLTHQGFVFQDEIK from the coding sequence ATGAATCAAACAATCGAACAATTACGCAATCGAAAATCAATCCGAGAGTTTACGGGAGCACCTGTTAAAGAAGAAGATTTACAACTGATTCTCCAAACAGCTCAAAGAGCTCCAAGCTCCATAAACGGACAACAAGTCTCACTTGTATATACAAGGGATAAAGCTATCATCAAAAAAATCGCAGAACTCTCCGGCGGACAAGTTCAAATCGAAACGGCCGATGTCTTTGTGACTTTTGTCATCGATTTTAATCGCACGACGATAGCCGCACAAATGGTGGGTAAAGAGCATCTCATCGAACAATCAGCTGAAGGTATTGTCTTAGGAGCAGTAGATGCAGGGATTATGCTCAGTTCCTTGCAAAGTGCCGCTGAGAGTTTAGGATATGGTACCACCGCCATTGGAGGACTTAGAAATCAACCTGATGCGATGATAAAACTCTTAAATCTTCCTCCAAAAACATTCCCCGTAGTTGGCAGCACTATTGGTGTCCCCACTGAGAAAGCCAAAAATGCCCCACTCAAACCTCGTGTTCCATTTGAGAGTTTTGCCATGGCGGATACTTATAATCATGAAGCCGTCAAAAAAGGCGTCACACAATATGAACAAGATTTGAAAAACTTTAGAGAAGCGCATGGTATGAATTATCTCACCTCTTATGCCGAGCAGATTGCGAATTTTTATGGCAAAATCTATTTTCGCTCCATTGCAGAAAATCTCACCCATCAAGGATTTGTATTTCAAGATGAAATAAAATAA
- a CDS encoding hydroxymethylglutaryl-CoA lyase, translating into MEFPKSVNITEVGPRDGFQSISEWIPTELKLEIIEGLIQSNFKKIEVTSFVSPKAIPQTKDAKEIVGTLLQKYQSNDVIFNALVPNLFGATAAYEAGLRDITYVISASVAHNKANVKRTREESFAELKEIKNQFPDLHINLAVGTTFGCPYEGDIPVKEINMMVQNGLDIGVSEISLADTIGIANPLQMYTLLTELKQNFSDVDFVLHLHDTRGMGLANVVMALQCGIHSFESALGGLGGCPFAPGAAGNIASEDLVNMLESMQINTGIVLPKLLETVKIVKEKIKPTLTSHMAYVDTCSKGVS; encoded by the coding sequence ATGGAGTTCCCCAAAAGCGTCAATATCACGGAAGTCGGTCCTCGTGATGGATTTCAAAGTATTAGTGAGTGGATTCCCACCGAGCTAAAATTAGAAATCATAGAGGGCCTCATCCAATCAAATTTCAAAAAAATCGAAGTGACATCATTCGTCAGCCCCAAAGCAATCCCTCAAACCAAAGATGCTAAAGAGATTGTGGGTACATTACTTCAAAAATATCAATCCAATGATGTTATCTTCAATGCCCTGGTTCCCAATCTCTTTGGCGCCACAGCGGCTTATGAAGCGGGACTTCGCGATATCACTTATGTGATTTCCGCAAGCGTGGCACACAACAAGGCCAATGTCAAAAGAACAAGAGAAGAATCCTTTGCAGAACTCAAAGAAATCAAAAATCAATTTCCTGATTTACATATCAATCTCGCAGTCGGTACGACCTTTGGTTGTCCTTATGAGGGGGATATTCCCGTGAAGGAAATCAACATGATGGTGCAAAATGGCTTGGATATTGGTGTGAGTGAAATCTCGCTAGCTGATACGATTGGCATCGCCAATCCGTTACAGATGTACACGCTTTTGACTGAGCTCAAACAAAACTTTTCTGATGTTGATTTTGTATTGCATCTTCACGACACCAGAGGGATGGGCTTGGCTAATGTTGTGATGGCACTGCAATGTGGCATTCACTCATTTGAATCCGCCCTTGGTGGACTAGGAGGCTGTCCTTTTGCCCCTGGTGCTGCTGGGAATATCGCCAGTGAAGATTTAGTCAATATGTTAGAGAGTATGCAGATCAATACAGGCATCGTTCTACCAAAACTTTTAGAGACGGTGAAGATTGTCAAAGAGAAGATTAAACCGACTTTGACGAGCCATATGGCCTATGTTGACACGTGTAGTAAAGGAGTATCATGA
- a CDS encoding CaiB/BaiF CoA transferase family protein, with protein sequence MMQKNGPLKGVKVLELGSLIAGPFAGRLFGDFGAEVIKVEPPHIGDPLRKWRLLKDGTSLWWYVQSRNKKCITLNLKVPQGQEIIKKLAKEVDIIIENFKPGTLEKWNIGYEDLKKINPKIIMVRISGYGQDGPYSAKPGFGSIGEALGGIRYLSGYPDLPPVRTGISIGDSVAAIYAVMSAVMAIYHRDVNGTQGQYIDVALYEAIFSLMESLVPEYDQFKFIRERSGNTLPGIAPSNIYLCNDGKYVAIGANGDSIFQRLTQAMGREDLAQNEAFKSNDGRAKEMAYLDAQITQWTVSKTIDEVLEILDKYQIPSGAIYNVADMFKDAHFKAREMIQDVEVEGLGTLKMPGIMPKFSNTPGSIQWSGLKLGESNREIYGELLGLSSAELSEMETQGII encoded by the coding sequence ATGATGCAAAAAAATGGACCATTAAAAGGGGTCAAGGTATTGGAATTAGGCAGTCTCATAGCCGGACCGTTTGCGGGGAGATTGTTTGGAGATTTTGGCGCTGAGGTCATCAAAGTAGAGCCCCCTCATATCGGAGATCCTCTGAGAAAATGGCGTCTTTTAAAAGATGGTACTTCACTGTGGTGGTATGTCCAATCACGCAATAAAAAGTGTATTACCCTCAATCTAAAAGTACCACAAGGTCAAGAGATTATCAAAAAATTGGCCAAAGAGGTGGATATCATCATCGAAAATTTTAAACCCGGAACGCTTGAAAAATGGAATATCGGCTATGAAGATTTAAAAAAAATCAATCCTAAAATCATCATGGTGCGTATTTCAGGCTATGGACAAGATGGTCCATATAGTGCCAAACCGGGATTTGGAAGCATCGGTGAAGCACTAGGAGGCATTCGCTATCTTAGTGGTTATCCTGATCTTCCACCGGTTCGTACGGGCATTAGTATTGGAGATTCTGTCGCTGCGATTTATGCGGTGATGAGTGCGGTGATGGCGATTTATCACAGAGATGTCAATGGTACACAAGGACAATATATCGATGTGGCACTCTATGAGGCGATTTTTAGTCTGATGGAGAGTCTGGTCCCTGAATACGATCAATTCAAATTTATCCGTGAGCGCAGTGGTAACACCTTGCCAGGCATCGCCCCATCAAATATCTATCTGTGTAATGATGGCAAATATGTTGCCATTGGCGCCAATGGCGATAGCATTTTTCAAAGACTCACCCAAGCGATGGGGCGCGAAGATCTTGCTCAAAATGAAGCCTTCAAATCCAACGATGGCCGCGCCAAAGAGATGGCATATTTGGATGCACAAATTACCCAATGGACCGTCAGCAAAACGATTGATGAAGTGCTGGAAATACTAGATAAATACCAAATTCCCTCCGGTGCCATTTATAATGTGGCTGATATGTTCAAAGATGCGCACTTTAAAGCGCGTGAGATGATTCAAGATGTCGAGGTTGAAGGCTTAGGCACTCTAAAAATGCCAGGCATTATGCCAAAATTTAGCAACACTCCAGGAAGTATCCAGTGGTCAGGATTAAAACTCGGAGAAAGTAACCGTGAAATTTATGGAGAATTACTCGGATTAAGTAGTGCAGAGTTGAGTGAAATGGAAACACAAGGTATCATCTGA
- a CDS encoding TRAP transporter substrate-binding protein: MKFKNILLALGLVLAVASTSYASKTIRVTLQLPISHPLGENWLEFKKLVEKNSNGDLKVLIFPSAQLYKDKQVPEAVGSGAIEAGTAFLGRFTGSVPAVDVVGLPFFFKDSKSLRKAVKSGSHMRTILDKAILKETGAKILWWQAYGHNVYLNNGKPIRVPDDLKGKKVRTYGKILSWTAEAAGGYPTIMSGSKQFLAYQQHAVDVGMTGLSAVGSRKLYEVMKNMTVSNDSIIEFVAIMNDKFFESLTPKEKKIILDAAAIVEKHLRDKIYSSEDKMVEDLKSKMNVIELTPAERKAWQKIAKPVMQRFIKATGSMGEEVIKAAREDEAQ; this comes from the coding sequence ATGAAATTCAAAAATATATTACTAGCACTAGGGCTTGTATTGGCCGTAGCTTCAACATCTTATGCTTCTAAAACCATAAGAGTAACATTACAATTACCTATAAGTCATCCGTTAGGAGAAAATTGGTTAGAGTTTAAAAAATTGGTTGAAAAAAACTCAAATGGAGATTTGAAAGTACTCATATTTCCATCAGCCCAACTCTACAAAGACAAACAAGTCCCAGAAGCAGTTGGAAGTGGCGCGATAGAAGCGGGGACGGCCTTCTTGGGGCGATTTACCGGGTCTGTTCCTGCTGTGGATGTTGTGGGATTACCATTTTTCTTTAAAGATTCAAAAAGTCTGAGAAAAGCAGTCAAAAGTGGCTCTCACATGAGAACGATTCTCGATAAGGCGATTTTAAAAGAAACCGGTGCTAAAATCTTGTGGTGGCAAGCATACGGTCACAATGTCTATCTTAATAATGGTAAGCCAATCCGTGTTCCTGATGATCTCAAAGGCAAAAAGGTAAGAACGTATGGCAAAATTTTGAGTTGGACCGCAGAAGCAGCTGGTGGTTATCCTACGATTATGTCCGGTTCCAAACAATTTCTCGCATACCAACAACACGCTGTGGATGTCGGGATGACAGGACTCTCCGCTGTTGGCAGTCGTAAGCTTTATGAAGTCATGAAAAATATGACCGTTTCCAATGATAGTATTATCGAATTTGTAGCCATCATGAATGATAAATTTTTTGAGTCTTTGACGCCCAAAGAGAAGAAGATTATCTTAGATGCTGCGGCGATTGTGGAAAAACATTTGCGCGATAAAATCTACTCAAGTGAAGATAAAATGGTAGAAGATCTCAAAAGTAAGATGAATGTGATCGAGTTGACTCCTGCTGAGCGAAAAGCGTGGCAAAAAATTGCAAAGCCAGTGATGCAACGATTTATCAAAGCCACAGGTTCTATGGGTGAAGAGGTTATCAAAGCAGCGCGTGAAGACGAAGCACAATAA
- a CDS encoding TRAP transporter small permease: MIKTIDAITEFFGRLSAWIYFFIGLIVTYEVVMRYVFTSPTIWVDDISTIAQIWATYIGVAFALKHKDMIVIDVAFKNHDSVMRKILETFSLVVIIVFSGIVIYYGYQIWLDSTLKGHTTGSYLSIPKWFTQASIWVGFALLLIQALAEIVKVWTIGIAPDEESEMIKESV; the protein is encoded by the coding sequence ATGATAAAAACCATCGATGCTATAACAGAATTTTTTGGAAGATTATCCGCTTGGATATACTTTTTTATTGGATTAATTGTGACCTATGAGGTCGTGATGCGCTATGTCTTTACGAGTCCGACGATTTGGGTGGATGATATTTCAACCATTGCGCAAATATGGGCGACATATATTGGTGTGGCGTTTGCATTAAAACACAAAGATATGATTGTCATCGATGTGGCGTTTAAAAATCATGATTCTGTGATGAGAAAAATCCTTGAGACATTTTCTTTGGTTGTTATCATTGTATTTAGTGGTATTGTTATCTATTATGGTTATCAAATTTGGCTCGATTCCACGCTCAAAGGTCATACGACAGGTTCTTATCTCTCGATTCCAAAATGGTTCACTCAAGCCTCCATTTGGGTAGGGTTTGCACTCTTGCTTATCCAAGCACTTGCCGAGATTGTGAAAGTTTGGACGATTGGAATCGCTCCTGATGAAGAGAGCGAAATGATTAAGGAGAGTGTCTGA
- a CDS encoding TRAP transporter large permease encodes MSAFVILFLLIMLLVLRVPVAFALGGLGAALLAYYPLPLNGIPQRLYGAMDSFELLAVPMFLLMSNILLKAEVGKDLFRAVQSWIGHWPGGLGIATIVSCGIFSAVSGSSVATAATIGIVAIPEMTSRGYPKHFVYGLIAAGGTLGIMIPPSIPLIVYGIISESSISKLFLAGIGPGIFLIFLFMAYSIIYSKVSKKYTPLPKATGQERLAATLRSIPTMIIAISVIGSIYAGIATPSESAGLGFVISLIMTFAMRRMSIAKLKEATYDAAKTTIMLFIIIAGAKVFSYAITLYMIPQNISNLLVENVSNHTLFILAVGIVLLIVGFFLESLSMLLIMVPVLFPAVLARGIDPIWFGLFFVVLIEMALITPPIGMNLFIIQGISHAKIETVIKGVWPFVLMMASTAILLWYWQDLALYIPYHF; translated from the coding sequence ATGAGTGCTTTTGTCATCCTCTTTTTACTCATCATGCTTTTGGTGCTCAGAGTTCCTGTAGCTTTTGCATTGGGCGGTTTGGGAGCGGCACTTTTGGCCTATTATCCACTACCACTCAATGGTATTCCCCAACGTCTTTATGGTGCGATGGACAGTTTTGAGCTGTTGGCGGTTCCGATGTTTTTGTTGATGTCCAATATCTTGCTCAAAGCAGAAGTGGGCAAAGACCTCTTTCGTGCAGTTCAAAGCTGGATTGGACATTGGCCTGGAGGTTTGGGGATTGCGACGATTGTCTCATGTGGTATTTTCTCAGCTGTTTCAGGCTCTTCTGTGGCGACTGCAGCTACGATTGGAATCGTGGCGATACCAGAGATGACATCACGGGGTTATCCGAAACATTTTGTTTATGGACTGATTGCCGCAGGAGGGACGCTTGGAATCATGATACCGCCTTCCATCCCTTTGATTGTTTATGGCATCATCTCTGAGAGTTCGATTTCTAAGCTTTTTTTAGCCGGCATTGGGCCGGGGATTTTTTTGATATTTCTCTTTATGGCTTATAGTATTATTTATTCAAAAGTGAGCAAAAAATATACCCCACTTCCCAAAGCGACAGGACAAGAGCGACTTGCCGCCACCTTGCGGTCGATTCCGACGATGATTATCGCCATCAGTGTCATTGGCTCGATTTATGCAGGGATTGCCACACCTTCTGAGAGTGCAGGGTTGGGATTTGTGATTTCACTCATCATGACATTTGCGATGAGACGCATGAGTATTGCCAAACTCAAAGAAGCCACTTATGATGCGGCCAAAACGACGATTATGCTCTTTATTATTATTGCGGGTGCAAAGGTCTTTTCTTATGCGATTACGCTTTATATGATTCCTCAAAATATTTCCAATCTTTTGGTAGAAAATGTCTCCAATCATACGCTATTTATCTTAGCGGTTGGCATTGTATTATTGATTGTCGGATTTTTCTTAGAATCGCTCTCTATGCTTTTGATTATGGTGCCAGTTCTATTTCCTGCGGTGCTTGCAAGAGGGATTGACCCGATTTGGTTTGGACTCTTTTTTGTCGTGTTGATTGAGATGGCACTTATCACACCGCCGATTGGAATGAATCTGTTTATCATACAGGGGATCTCGCATGCAAAAATTGAGACTGTTATCAAAGGAGTGTGGCCTTTTGTCTTGATGATGGCTTCGACTGCTATTTTATTGTGGTATTGGCAAGATTTAGCTTTGTATATCCCGTATCATTTTTGA
- a CDS encoding glycosyltransferase family 2 protein, translating to MKITAIIPTYNRADFLPQSIASILKQTRGVDEIIIVDDGSNDTTQEVLQHFKTIKIIQTQNNGVSHARNIGIKAAQHEWITFLDSDDIWLDKKIEMQCSFHQMHPDILFSHTNEQWLRDGKKVKYSKNLTKPEGWCFLENMSRCKIAASSVMMHKSIFEHVGYFDEEMRVCEDYDLWLRVALFYEIGLIKEACIIKNSGHEQLSNTIFAIDRYHIKTLLKLLDSSYHDAIKQQICNKCEILIKGALKHHNQEIYETYSKMIRDIQS from the coding sequence ATGAAAATCACCGCAATCATCCCCACTTATAATCGTGCCGATTTTTTACCTCAAAGTATCGCATCAATTCTGAAACAAACACGAGGAGTTGATGAGATTATTATCGTCGATGATGGTTCCAATGACACCACGCAAGAGGTTCTTCAACATTTCAAAACGATTAAAATCATACAAACCCAAAACAACGGTGTCTCTCATGCTAGAAATATAGGCATCAAAGCGGCGCAACATGAGTGGATTACTTTTTTGGATAGTGATGATATTTGGCTTGATAAAAAGATTGAAATGCAATGTTCATTTCACCAAATGCATCCTGATATTTTATTTTCGCATACCAATGAACAGTGGCTGAGAGATGGAAAAAAAGTAAAATATTCCAAAAATCTCACCAAACCCGAGGGTTGGTGTTTTTTAGAGAATATGTCTCGATGCAAAATCGCAGCCTCTTCTGTCATGATGCACAAAAGTATCTTTGAACATGTTGGTTATTTTGATGAAGAAATGCGAGTGTGTGAGGATTATGACCTTTGGTTGAGAGTCGCTCTTTTTTATGAAATCGGCCTCATCAAAGAGGCGTGCATCATCAAAAATTCCGGTCACGAACAACTCTCAAACACCATCTTTGCGATTGATCGCTATCATATTAAAACCCTTTTAAAACTCCTCGATTCTTCGTATCATGATGCTATCAAACAACAAATATGCAACAAATGCGAAATATTAATCAAAGGAGCTCTCAAACATCATAATCAGGAGATTTATGAGACGTACTCAAAAATGATACGGGATATACAAAGCTAA
- a CDS encoding 3'-5' exonuclease produces MVHRFLKKRNLKKLKNPDFSFLFEEKNCDEMVVFDTETTGLNPKKDEILSIGAVKIKGDKILTSEKFELFIKPTRPINQNSIKIHFIRNIDLEQGSESHIALEKFLHFIGNRPLVGYYLEFDVKMINKYLKPYLGIKLPNKQIEVSKIYHDKKRRHIPEGRIDLRFDSMMHDLDLPIFGKHDALSDAIMTALMYIKLQHHSFS; encoded by the coding sequence ATGGTACACCGTTTTTTAAAAAAAAGAAATTTAAAGAAATTGAAAAATCCTGATTTTTCCTTTTTGTTTGAGGAAAAAAACTGTGATGAAATGGTCGTTTTTGATACAGAGACTACGGGATTAAATCCCAAAAAAGATGAAATCCTCTCCATCGGAGCGGTAAAAATCAAAGGCGATAAAATCCTCACATCCGAAAAATTTGAACTCTTTATCAAGCCCACACGCCCTATCAATCAAAACAGTATCAAGATTCATTTTATCCGTAATATCGACTTAGAACAAGGAAGTGAATCCCACATCGCGCTTGAAAAATTTTTACATTTTATCGGAAATCGTCCCTTGGTAGGATATTATCTTGAATTTGATGTCAAAATGATCAACAAATATCTCAAACCCTATCTGGGTATCAAGCTTCCAAATAAGCAAATCGAAGTCTCCAAAATCTATCATGATAAAAAACGCCGACACATCCCTGAGGGGAGAATCGACCTTCGATTTGATTCGATGATGCATGATTTGGATTTGCCGATTTTTGGCAAACACGATGCCCTCAGTGATGCGATTATGACCGCACTCATGTATATCAAACTCCAACACCACAGTTTCTCATGA